A region from the Mustela erminea isolate mMusErm1 chromosome 10, mMusErm1.Pri, whole genome shotgun sequence genome encodes:
- the OTUD7B gene encoding OTU domain-containing protein 7B, which translates to MTLDMDAVLSDFVRSTGAEPGLARDLLEGKNWDMSAALSDFEQLRQVHAGNLPPPFSEGSGGSRTPEKGFSDRESARPPRPTLQRQDDIVQEKRLSRGISHASSSIVSLARSHVSSNGGGGGSSEHPLEMPICAFQLPDLTVYNEDFRSFIERDLIEQSMLVALEQAGRLNWWVSVDPTCQRLLPLATTGDGNCLLHAASLGMWGFHDRDLMLRKALYALMEKGAEKEALKRRWRWQQTQQNKESGLVYTEDEWQKEWNELIKLASSEPRMHLGTNGANCGGVESSEEPVYESLEEFHVFVLAHVLRRPIVVVADTMLRDSGGEAFAPIPFGGIYLPLEVPASQCHRSPLVLAYDQAHFSALVSMEQKENAKDQAVIPLTDSEHKLLPLHFAVDPGRGWEWGKDDNDNVRLASVILSLEVKLHLLHGYMNVKWIPVSSDAQAPLAQPESPTASAGDEPRSTPESGDSDKESVGSSSTSNEGSKRKEKSKRGREKDKKRADSVANKLGSFGKTLGSKLKKNMGGLMHSKGSKPGGVGTGSGVSSGTETLEKKKKNSLKSWKGGKEEAVGDGAVSEKPTSESVGNGGSKYSQEVMQSLSIMRIAMQGEGKFIFVGTLKMGHRHQYQEEMIQRYLSDAEERFLAEQKQKEVERKILNGGLGSGPPPAKKPEPDGGEELLPAPPAESKPVAFSAGYPGGFTIPRPAGAGVHCQEPRRQLAGGPCGGGLPPYATFPRQCPPGRPYPHQDCIPSLEPGSHSKDGHRGALLPPPFRVADSYSNGYREPPEPDGWAGGPRGLPPTQTKCKQPNCSFYGHPETNNFCSCCYREELRRREREPGGELLVHRF; encoded by the exons ATGACCCTGGACATGGATGCTGTCTTGTCAGATTTTGTCCGTTCCACAGGCGCAGAGCCTGGGCTGGCCCGAGATCTCCTGGAAG GAAAGAATTGGGACATGAGTGCTGCCCTCAGTGATTTTGAACAGCTACGTCAAGTCCATGCTGGGAACCTGCCCCCACCCTTTAGTGAAGGGAGTGGTGGTTCCAGGACCCCTGAGAAAGGGTTTTCGGATAGAGAGTCTGCCCGCCCTCCCCGACCCACCCTGCAGCGGCAGGATGACATCGTTCAAG AAAAACGCCTGTCTAGGGGCATCTCCCACGCCAGCTCCAGCATTGTTTCCCTGGCCCGGTCCCATGTCTCCTccaatggtgggggtggggggagcagtgaGCACCCCCTGGAAATGCCCATCTGTGCCTTCCAGCTTCCGGATCTCACTGTGTACAATGAAGACTTCCGCAGCTTCATAGAGAGAGACCTTATTGAACAGTCCATGCTGGTTGCCTTGGAACAGGCAG GGCGTTTGAACTGGTGGGTGAGTGTAGACCCTACCTGCCAGAGGCTGCTTCCTTTGGCAACTACTGGGGATGGAAACTGCCTCCTGCATGCAGCCTCTCTGG GCATGTGGGGTTTCCACGATAGGGACCTGATGCTGCGGAAAGCTTTGTATGCACTGATGGAGAAGGGAGCCGAGAAGGAGGCATTAAAACGGCGCTGGAGGTGGCAGCAGACACAGCAGAACAAAGAG TCAGGGCTGGTGTATACAGAGGACGAATGGCAGAAGGAATGGAATGAGCTGATCAAGCTTGCCTCAAGTGAACCCCGCATGCATCTAGGTACCAATGGAGCCAACTGTGGTGG GGTGGAGAGTTCAGAGGAGCCTGTATATGAGAGCCTAGAAGAATTCCACGTCTTTGTCCTTGCCCATGTGCTTAGGAGGCCCATAGTCGTTGTGGCTGACACCATGCTGAGGGACTCTGGAGGGGAAG CATTCGCCCCTATTCCCTTTGGGGGAATCTATCTGCCCTTGGAGGTCCCAGCGAGCCAGTGTCACCGCTCCCCTCTGGTGCTCGCCTATGATCAGGCCCACTTCTCTGCACTTGTGTCCATGGAACAGAAGGAGAACGCCAAGGACCAAG CTGTGATCCCACTTACAGATTCAGAGCACAAGCTGCTGCCCTTGCACTTCGCTGTGGACCCTggaaggggctgggagtggggcaaAGATGACAATGACAACGTCCGATTGGCCAG tgTAATCCTGTCCCTAGAGGTCAAATTGCATCTGCTACATGGCTACATGAATGTGAAGTGGATCCCAGTTTCCTCTGATGCACAG GCTCCCCTGGCACAACCTGAGTCCCCCACAGCCTCAGCTGGAGATGAGCCCCGGTCCACTCCTGAGTCTGGGGACTCAGACAAGGAGTCAGTTGGCAGCAGTTCTACGAGCAATGAGGGCAGCAAGCGGAAAGAGAAGTCAAAGCGAGGTCGGGAGAAAGACAAGAAGAGAGCAGATTCTGTGGCCAACAAACTGGGCAGCTTCGGCAAAACCTTGGGCAGCAAGCTCAAGAAGAACATGGGAGGCCTGATGCACAGCAAGGGCTCTAAGCCGGGAGGGGTGGGGACGGGGTCAGGGGTTAGCAGCGGCACCGAGACactggagaagaagaagaagaactcgCTGAAGAGCTGGAAAGGTGGCAaggaggaggcagtgggggaTGGGGCCGTGTCTGAGAAGCCCACATCTGAGTCTGTGGGTAACGGAGGGAGCAAGTATAGCCAGGAGGTGATGCAGAGCTTGAGCATTATGAGGATTGCGATGCAAGGGGAGGGGAAGTTTATTTTTGTTGGCACCCTGAAGATGGGTCACCGTCATCAGTACCAGGAGGAGATGATCCAGCGCTACCTTTCTGATGCTGAGGAGAGATTCCTggcagagcagaagcagaaggaagtggAGAGGAAGATCTTGAATGGAGGGTTAGGGAGTGGGCCTCCTCCAGCCAAGAAGCCAGAGCCAGATGGCGGGGAGGAGTTGCTGCCGGCACCCCCAGCAGAATCTAAGCCAGTGGCATTCTCTGCTGGCTATCCTGGGGGTTTTACGATCCCTCGCCCTGCTGGGGCTGGAGTCCACTGCCAGGAACCCCGGAGGCAGCTGGCAGGAGGTCCTTGTGGGGGGGGCCTACCACCCTATGCCACCTTCCCCAGACAGTGCCCTCCGGGGCGACCCTACCCCCATCAGGACTGCATCCCATCTCTGGAGCCAGGCAGCCACTCCAAGGATGGGCACAGGGGCGCACTGCTACCACCCCCCTTCCGCGTGGCTGATTCCTATAGCAACGGCTACAGAGAGCCCCCTGAGCCAGATGGATGGGCTGGAGGTCCCCGGGGGCTTCCTCCAACCCAGACCAAATGCAAACAACCGAACTGCAGCTTCTACGGACACCCGGAGACAAACAACTTCTGCTCCTGCTGTTACAGGGAAGAACTGCGGAGGAGGGAGCGTGAACCGGGTGGGGAGCTGCTGGTGCACAGGTTCTGA